From a single Planococcus shenhongbingii genomic region:
- the gcvPA gene encoding aminomethyl-transferring glycine dehydrogenase subunit GcvPA codes for MKHRYLPMTSQDEKDMLDVIGIESIDELFADIPEKVRFKGEYNIKAAKSESSLIKELAQLAAKNADSNRYASFLGAGVYDHYKPIIVDHVISRSEFYTAYTPYQPEISQGELQAIFEFQTMISELTGMDLANSSMYDGGTALAEAGMLAAAHTRRKKILVSRAVHPESRDVVRSYALGQSIEVEEIPLKDGHTDLEALKNMINDDVAAVMIQYPNFFGQVEDLASFESVIHGAGALFAVSANPLALGALTSPGELGADITVGDAQPFGIPEAFGGPHCGYFAVTKKLMRKVPGRLVGETVDEDGRRGFVLTLQAREQHIRRDKATSNICSNQALNALAASVAMTALGKVGTKHIAVQNITKTYYMKQQLKKAGFDIAFEGAHFNEIVVKTKAPVKEVNTGLLEKGIIGGYDLGRSYEELEGHMLVAVTEQRTKEEIDAFVQEVAASVQEMGATHA; via the coding sequence ATGAAACATCGCTATTTACCCATGACGTCTCAAGACGAAAAAGACATGCTGGACGTAATCGGCATCGAGTCGATTGATGAATTATTTGCAGACATTCCTGAAAAAGTCCGTTTTAAAGGCGAATACAATATCAAAGCGGCCAAATCCGAATCTTCATTGATAAAAGAATTGGCGCAATTAGCAGCGAAAAATGCTGATTCAAACCGTTATGCTTCGTTTTTGGGAGCAGGAGTTTACGACCATTACAAGCCGATTATTGTCGACCATGTAATTTCGCGTTCTGAGTTCTATACAGCTTATACACCTTATCAGCCGGAAATTTCCCAAGGCGAATTGCAGGCGATTTTTGAATTCCAGACGATGATCAGTGAATTGACTGGAATGGATCTTGCCAACTCTTCGATGTATGACGGCGGAACGGCATTGGCAGAAGCTGGAATGCTTGCTGCGGCGCATACTCGCCGCAAAAAAATCCTGGTGTCACGTGCGGTTCATCCGGAGTCGCGTGATGTTGTCCGCAGCTATGCACTAGGGCAATCGATTGAAGTGGAAGAAATCCCATTGAAAGATGGCCATACAGATCTTGAAGCATTGAAAAACATGATCAATGATGATGTAGCGGCTGTGATGATCCAATATCCGAACTTCTTTGGGCAAGTGGAAGACTTGGCTTCTTTCGAATCGGTTATCCACGGGGCAGGTGCGCTGTTTGCGGTATCTGCCAATCCTTTGGCACTGGGTGCATTGACTTCGCCTGGTGAACTTGGGGCCGACATCACTGTAGGCGATGCGCAGCCATTCGGAATTCCAGAAGCTTTCGGTGGACCTCATTGCGGGTATTTTGCTGTCACTAAAAAATTGATGAGAAAAGTTCCAGGCCGTCTGGTTGGGGAAACGGTTGATGAAGACGGGCGCCGTGGCTTTGTGTTGACATTGCAAGCACGCGAACAGCATATCCGCCGCGATAAAGCGACTTCTAATATCTGTTCGAACCAAGCGTTGAACGCATTGGCAGCATCTGTTGCCATGACAGCGCTCGGAAAAGTCGGCACGAAACATATCGCTGTACAGAACATCACTAAAACTTATTACATGAAACAGCAACTGAAAAAAGCAGGATTTGATATTGCATTTGAAGGCGCTCATTTCAACGAAATCGTCGTGAAAACAAAAGCTCCGGTCAAAGAAGTTAATACCGGATTGCTGGAAAAAGGAATTATCGGCGGCTATGATCTTGGCCGCAGCTACGAAGAGTTAGAAGGACATATGCTTGTTGCTGTAACTGAGCAGCGCACAAAAGAAGAAATCGATGCATTCGTGCAGGAAGTTGCTGCATCAGTGCAGGAAATGGGGGCTACTCATGCATAA
- the comGF gene encoding competence type IV pilus minor pilin ComGF, giving the protein MHRIKKPDEKGFAFLNSLFELMLLMILLPLIVLFFSFMLTFAKETNPKLLEWQLFSVDLQAYLAGSDSVQIINNGGGIRILQQSVEYDIESFEYYVRKQKFRQGHEIMLTNLKKCRFELVGTKLSVRAEFTNGIVEEAEYVVTPP; this is encoded by the coding sequence ATGCATCGAATAAAAAAGCCCGATGAGAAAGGTTTCGCATTTTTGAATTCGCTGTTCGAACTAATGCTGCTGATGATTTTATTGCCGCTTATTGTGCTGTTTTTCAGTTTTATGCTGACATTTGCAAAAGAAACAAACCCCAAACTTCTGGAATGGCAATTGTTCAGCGTTGATTTACAGGCTTATCTGGCAGGCAGTGATTCAGTTCAAATCATTAATAACGGAGGAGGGATCCGCATTCTTCAACAAAGCGTGGAATATGATATTGAATCGTTTGAATACTACGTGCGAAAACAGAAATTCAGGCAAGGTCATGAAATCATGCTGACCAATTTAAAAAAATGCCGTTTTGAATTGGTGGGGACGAAGCTGTCTGTCCGCGCAGAATTCACAAATGGCATTGTAGAGGAGGCGGAGTATGTGGTTACTCCTCCTTAA
- the gcvT gene encoding glycine cleavage system aminomethyltransferase GcvT, whose amino-acid sequence MSEVTGQLQRTPLFEAYSKYGGKTIDFGGWELPVQFSSIKGEHEAVRTKAGLFDVSHMGEIMVTGSGSLEFLQHLVTNDVSKIKDGQAQYSAMCYENGGVVDDLLVYKISDDRYMLVVNASNIEKDFQWMQDAAFGDVQLDNQSDQFGLLALQGPLAETVLQRLTEEDLSEIKAFRFKTDVSVGGYPVIVSRTGYTGEDGFEIYANLEATVALWDKILSEGEKDGVLPCGLGARDTLRFEACLALYGQELSKDITPLEAGLNFVVKLKKESDFTGKEALAAQKENGVPRKLVGIEMIDKGIPRHGYPVYADGKLIGEVTSGTQSPTLKKNIGLVLVSTDFAELGTEVEIEIRNKRLKAKTVETPFYKRVK is encoded by the coding sequence ATGAGTGAAGTGACAGGGCAATTACAGCGTACACCTCTTTTTGAGGCATACTCGAAGTATGGCGGGAAGACAATCGACTTCGGCGGATGGGAACTTCCGGTGCAATTTTCAAGCATTAAAGGAGAACACGAAGCAGTTCGGACAAAGGCTGGACTATTTGATGTTTCCCATATGGGCGAAATCATGGTGACGGGTTCTGGAAGCCTGGAGTTTTTGCAGCATCTTGTGACTAACGACGTTTCCAAAATTAAAGACGGCCAAGCGCAATACTCAGCGATGTGCTATGAAAATGGTGGTGTTGTTGATGACTTGCTGGTCTATAAAATCAGTGATGACCGGTATATGCTGGTTGTTAACGCCTCTAATATCGAAAAGGATTTTCAATGGATGCAAGATGCCGCATTCGGTGATGTCCAACTTGACAACCAGTCCGATCAATTCGGTTTATTAGCTCTTCAAGGACCTCTGGCAGAAACGGTATTGCAGCGTTTGACTGAAGAAGACCTTTCTGAGATCAAAGCTTTCCGCTTTAAAACGGATGTTTCAGTCGGCGGATATCCAGTAATCGTTTCACGGACCGGCTATACAGGAGAAGACGGTTTTGAAATTTATGCAAATCTGGAAGCGACAGTCGCTCTTTGGGATAAAATTTTATCTGAAGGCGAAAAAGACGGCGTTTTGCCATGCGGTCTCGGAGCACGCGATACCTTGCGTTTTGAAGCATGTTTGGCATTATACGGGCAAGAATTGTCTAAAGATATAACGCCGCTTGAAGCCGGATTGAATTTTGTTGTAAAACTGAAAAAAGAGTCCGACTTTACCGGGAAAGAAGCATTGGCTGCCCAAAAAGAAAATGGAGTGCCCCGCAAGCTTGTCGGCATTGAAATGATTGACAAAGGCATTCCACGCCACGGCTATCCGGTTTATGCAGATGGCAAACTGATCGGGGAAGTTACTTCAGGCACACAGTCACCGACACTTAAGAAAAATATCGGATTGGTTCTGGTTTCAACTGATTTTGCTGAACTCGGAACTGAAGTCGAAATTGAAATCCGCAATAAACGCCTGAAAGCGAAGACAGTTGAAACGCCGTTTTATAAACGCGTTAAATAA
- a CDS encoding shikimate kinase, with amino-acid sequence MKRIYLVGFMGCGKSAVGRRLSFLLKLPFYDMDKEIVRQTGKTIPEIFEQCGEAYFRDLETEFLKSHGHDNCIISTGGGVPLREVNCKIMRETGLVLFLDAPFREIWRRIHKDANRPIVRNSTREEIEALFKSRYRHYKAAAHITIRTEFRTLRQITQYAAFQVNRLKGER; translated from the coding sequence ATGAAAAGAATATATTTAGTCGGATTTATGGGCTGCGGCAAAAGTGCAGTAGGCAGAAGGCTTAGTTTTTTATTGAAACTGCCCTTCTATGATATGGATAAGGAAATAGTCCGGCAGACCGGTAAAACGATACCGGAGATTTTTGAGCAATGCGGAGAAGCTTATTTTAGGGACCTGGAAACAGAGTTTTTGAAAAGCCATGGCCATGATAATTGCATTATTTCTACAGGCGGCGGTGTGCCTTTGCGTGAAGTGAACTGCAAAATCATGCGTGAAACAGGGCTAGTGCTGTTTTTGGATGCTCCTTTCAGGGAAATTTGGCGCCGGATCCACAAAGATGCAAATCGGCCGATTGTCAGAAATTCGACAAGAGAAGAAATTGAAGCTTTGTTCAAATCGCGCTACCGCCACTATAAAGCTGCTGCCCACATTACAATCCGTACGGAATTTCGTACATTGCGGCAAATTACACAATATGCCGCTTTCCAAGTAAATCGCTTAAAAGGCGAACGATGA